A region of the Myxococcus stipitatus DSM 14675 genome:
GTAGCCGGAGGTGACCACCTGGAAGCCCACGTTCGCGCTCTCCTCCGGAGACGGCGGCGCGCGTCCTTCCACCTCCACCTCGAACCAGATGTTGGCGCCTCCCAAGGGCAGGTCCGTCGCCGCGCCCGCGCTCCTCACGCCGGGCAGCGACGCCACGCGCTCCGCCACCTGCTGGAAGAAGGCCCCTTGCCGCGCCTCGTCCGGGTACTTGTCACCCGGCAGCGACAAGGACCACGTCAGCACGGACTCCTCGCGGAAGCCCGGGTCCACCTCCTGCAATCGCCACAGCGTGCGCAGCAGCAGCCCCGCGCCGATGAGCAGCACCAGCGCGAGCGCCACCTCGCCCACGACGAGCACATCACGCGAGCGCTGCCCTCCAGCGAGCTTCCCGCCCCCCGTCTGCCGCAACACCCCGTTGAGGTCCGGGCGCGACGCCTGGAGCGCGGGCAGCAGGCCGAAGAGGACCCCCGTGGCCAACGACACGCACAACGCGAAGGCCAGCACCCGCCCATCCACGCGGACCTCGTCCAGCCGAGGCAGCTCCGCGGGCACCAGGTGCATCAGCCCATCCAGTCCCCACGCGGCCAGGAACACGCCCAGGGCCCCCGCGAGCAGCGCGAGCACCAGGCTCTCCGTGAGGAGCTGGCGCATCATCCGCCCTCGGCCCGCGCCCAGCGCCGCGCGCACGGCCATCTCCTGCCGCCGAGCCGCCGCGCGCACCAGGAAGAGGTTGGCCACGTTCGCGCAAGCGATGGCCATGACCAGCCCCACCGCCGCCAGCAGCACCCACAGCACGGGCCGCACATCGCCGACAATCTGCTCCCGCAGCGGAACCAGGGTGATGCCGGAGTGGAGGTTGCTCGCCGGATACTCCTGCTCCAGCCGCTGCGCGACGGCGCTCATCGCCGCGCTCGCGCGCTCCAGCGTCACGCCCGGCTTCAGCCTCCCGAGCACCCGCAGATAGGACGTGTCGCGCGACTGACTGAGGTCCAAGCCCGCGCTCGCGCCCAGCTGGGGGATGTCGTGGAGCGGCGCGGGAATCCAGAGCTCGGGAGGCTCGGTGGGGGTCGTCTTGCGCGGGCCGATATCAGGCAGGGTGAAGCGCTCCGGCATCACCCCGACGACCTCATGGCTCCGCTCATCCAGCCGAATCGCGCGGCCGATGATGTTCGGGTCCGAGCCGAAGCGGCGCTTCCACAAGCCGTGGCTCAGCACCACCACCTGTCGAGGCCCCGTCTCCCCGGCCACGGGCTGGAACGTCGTGCCCAGCGCCGCGCCCACGCCCAGCACCTGGAAGTAGTTGGTGGACACGCTGGCGCCGCGCAGCCGCTCGGGCAGGTCGTCGCCGGAGAGGCTCACGTGGAGCTGGGAGAAGGCGGCCAAGCCATCGAACACGTCGCCCTGTGCGCGCCAGTCGAGGAAGTTCGCGGGGGCCACGGACCAGCGCGGCATCGTCGGTGTCCGCGACCACGCCATCACCAGCCGGTCCTGCTCGGGGAAGGGCAGGGAGGAGAGCAGCACCGCGTTGACGACGCTGAAGATGGCGGTGTTGGCGGCGATGCCCAACGCCAGGGTGAGCACCGCGACGACGGTGAACACGGGGGACCTGGAGAGCATCCTCAACGAGAGGCGTAGGTCCTGGGTGACGTCCGACATGGGCGCTCCGGGGCAGGCGTGGCCGCTGCTACCGAGCAAGGTCCGCGCCACCCTCGGCCCAGACGGGAGTCATCCTCCGGTTCGCTCGCGAGTGCCCGCTCGTGGGAAGTGGCTTCCCAGTTCTGGCACACGCGGGGGACAGGAGCTGACCCATCCGTCGGGGTGGGCCTGCTTCAGCGCCTGGAGTTCTTCAGCCGAGACAGAGGCCCCCGCCGCGCCTCGAGTGAGCGGCAAGGGCTCCAGGACCTCGGGGGCGACGGTGCTTCACTTCAGGAAGCGGGTGAGGATGGCGAAGTCGTCCTTGCCGTGGCCCGCCTTCACCGCCTCGCGGATGACGCTGTACATGGCATCGGCGACCCCTCGGTGGATGTTGCGCTCCTCGCACAGGGCCAGCAGGTGCTGGAAGGCCACGTTGTGGGCCTCGAGTGACGCCAGGGTCTGTGCATCGGCGGTGAGCCGGTTCTGCTGGACGCGGGTGAGGACGTCCGCCACGGCGCCCTGGGTGACGGGCTCCGTCAGCTTGATGAACGCCGTCGTCTTCTCCAGGGGGATTCCCTCTGCTCGGCTGATGGCCAGGGCCTGGAGCGTGCCGAACAGCGTGCCCCACATCTGGAAGAGCAGGGCGCTGTCGAGCGCGGACGCGTGGCCCACGTCCTCGCCCACGTGGGACGTGGCGCCGCCCAGCACGTTCAGCACGGCGCGGTGCTTCTCGAACAGCGCGGCGGACCCCGAGTACAGCAGGGCGCACTCCGCCTGCCCGATGAAGTCCGGCGTCGCCATGATGGCGCCGTCCAGGTAGTCGATGCCGTGCTGGCGCGCCCACGTCTCCTGCTCACGCGCCAGGGCGGGGGAGCCGGACGTGAGCTGCACCAGCAGCTTGCCACGCAGCTCCCGCGTCACCTCGTCCTGCCGCAGCAACTGGTCGCTGGTGTCGTAGTCGAGGACGTTCACCACGATGATGTCCGAGCGCTTCACCGCGTCGCGCACGGTGTCCGCGAGGTGCGCTCCCAGCTTCGCCAGGGGCTCGCTCTTGGCCTTCGTGCGATTCCAGACCGTCGTCGTGTAACCACTCTGGAGGAAGGCCTTGATGAGCGCGGACCCCATGCGCCCCGCGCCAATGACAGTGAGGGTGGGCTTCATATGCAGTGCTCCGGTGTTTGGGATTGAGGAAGCCGGGCCCCCGCGAGGGCCCGGGAGAATCAGAGCTGCGAGAGACCGCCGTCGACGGGAAGCTCCGCGCCGGTGGTGAACGTCGCCTCGAAGCCGAGGAACAGCACGCCTCGGGCCACCTCGTCGGTGGAGCCGATGCGCTTCATGGGCGTGTGCTCCTCGCCCTCCTTCTCGAAGGCCGCCACCTCTTCGGGCGTGGCGCCCGTGACTCCCAGCGTCGGCGTCCGGGTGAAGCCCGGGCTCAGCGCATTCACGCGGATGCCCTTGGGGATGAGCTCCGTTCCCAGCACCCGCACGAGGGAGCGGATGGCCGCCTTGGAGCCGCTGTACGTGCTCATCCCGGGCACGCCCAGCTCATCCGCCACCGAGGTGATGAAGACGAACGCGCCGCCCGAGCGGACGTGCGGCGTCAGGCGCTGCGCGGTGAAGAACGCGCCCTTGGTGTTGAGGTTGTACGTCTCATCGAACTCGCTCTCCGTCACCTGCTCGAAGGGCGTGAGCTTGGAGTAGCCCGCGTTGATGACGACCAGGTCCACCGCGCCCAGCTTCTGCTGGACGGTGGTGGCCAGCGCGTCGATGTCGCGCAGGTCCGTCGAGTCGGAGCGCACCACGTGGGCGCGAGGGCCCAGCTCCTTTCGCGCCGCCTCCAGGGCCTTCTCTCCGCGCCCGGTGAGGAGCACCTCCGCCCCCTCCGCGAGCAACATCTTCACCGTCGCGAGCCCGATGCCCGCCGTTCCTCCCGTGACCACTGCCTTCTTGCCTGCGTACCTGCCTGCGTTGCTGGTGCCCATGTGTTCGTTCGACCTCGTCTTTCGAAGTGGGCGAAGGAATACCGGGGGCCCTCCCGCGAATCGCGCACGCTTGGATGATTCGGGAGCACAAATGGACGGGCGTTCCTATAGTCCGGCCATGAGCGAGAACCCGTCGCGCCGGCCTCGAATCACCCTGGGGGTGGAGGTGCGAGAGACGCCCGTGGGAGACGTGCTGTACGCGGCGAGCGCGGACCATGTCCTGAGCGTCCACTCGAGCGCCCCTGTCCGGGTGGCCTGTCCAGCCTCGCTGTCTCGGGATGTCCGCACGCGGGGCGTGCTCAACCTGGTGCCCGCGGGCGTGTCGGAGACGTGGATAGACGACGACGCGGGGGCGACGGTGGACCTGCGGCTGCCTCACTCCCTGCTCCAACGGGCGGCCGAGGACATGGGCCTGGACCCGGACCGGGTCGGGCTGGAGCCCAAGCACCACTTCCGCGACGAGCACATCGAGCACATCGGCTGGGCGATGGAGGCGGAGTACCGCGCGGACTTCCCCAACGGGTTGCTCTATCGGGAGAGCCTGGGGCTGGCCCTGGCCGCCCGGCTGCTGGCCCGGTACCGGGGGCAGGTGGAGGTGCGCGGAGGGCTCGCCACCCCGCAGCTCCAGCGGGTCACCGAGTACGTGGAGGCCCACCTGGAGGGAGACCTGTCCCTCACGCGCCTGTCCCGCGTGGCCGGAGTCAGCGCGTCGCACTTCAAGACGCTCTTCAAGCGCTCCGTGGGTGTGCCCGTCCACGAGTACGTGATTCAGCGCCGGGTGGAGCGCGCCCGCGCCCTCCTGCTGCGCGGCGGCGTGCCCACCGGCCAGGTCGCGCTGGAGGCGGGGTTCTCACACCAGAGTCACATGGCGCGGCACATGCGCCGGGTCCTCGGTGTGACGCCGGGGGCCATCGTCCGCTCCCGCGCCTGAGGGCGGGTTGCCTGGGGACGCGGAGGGAGCGTAGAGCCTCCCCCATGTCCGACTCCGAGACCCCCAGCGCGCGGCTCCTCGACATCTTCCAGGCCAACGACCTCTCCTTCGACTCCGCCGAGGCGGCCTGGGCGCACGCCGAGCACCTCTTCCCCCTGCTCGGGTGGGTGGTGGCCCACTTCCCCGACCCCCTGGCCTTCCAGACCTGCGCCCGGTGGCTGAGCCTCTGCGCCGCCCGCCTCGAGGACGCCCGGCCCGCCGCGGAACTGTTCGCCCAGGCCCGCTCCAGCGTGCACCCGCGGCAGGCCCATATCGTCGCGGGGGGCCTGGGGGACCTGCGCAACCAGTGGATTCTCCAGAAGAAGCCCGCCGCGGCCGCCTTCGCGGACTCCGCCAGCGACCTCGCGGAGACCTGGGCCGCCATCACCACGGGTGAAGCCGACGGGGAGACCGAGGCCTGGGCCCGAGCCAAGGCGGCGACCCGGGCCATGGTGACCGCCTGGGTGATTCACCAGGGGCAGGACTCGGAGGACCCGGCACAGCGGCGTCAGGCCCAGGTGGCGCTGGTGGGCTTCCTCCGCGACGCCCGTGCGGAATCAGGCCTGAAGGAAACCTGACATACACCTGTCACTGCCCTGGGAGATAACCCTCTCACTTCAGTCACTTCACCCCCGGAGACACCCAAATGAGCGACCTGGCCCCGAAGACCTCCTCCTCCCTCAAGAAGTACGTTGGCGGCTGCCACTGTGGCGCGGTGCGGTTCGAGGCGGAGGTGGACCTCGAGGAGGCGGTGAGCCGCTGCAACTGCACCGTCTGCACGAAGATGGGCGGGACGACGACGCAGGCGCCGCCCGCCAGCTTCCGCATCCTCAAGGGTGAGAGCGAGCTGGGCGAGTACCGCGTGGGGGACAGCCGCAACTACCGCAACTTCTGCAAGCACTGCGGCGTCCAGGTCTTCGGCGGGGGCTTCGTGGAGGAGCTCGGCGGGGACTTCCGCTCCATCAACATCGGCTGCCTGGACGACGTGGACATCTCCAAGCTCACCATCCAGTACTGGGACGGGCGCTACAACAACTGGGAGGCGGGTCCCCGTCCCCAGGCGTGGCCGCTCCGCGCGGCGTGATCCACGGCGTCCATCGCCGTCCAGTGAATCCAAGGGGTTGGCTCCGCTGACGTGAAGCGGAGCCGCTTTTCTGCCGCCGAGACACAACCGTGACTCGTGGGTGCCGAAAATAAGAAAGCAATTTCTTCCCTTGGGCCCCCACCATGAAGATTCGCGCAGAAACCCCGAAGCTTCCCGTCACGCGCTCCACCGACACTCGGCCGGCCAAGGTGGAGAACAAGGCCGTGGGGTACTCGCAGGGGTCCTCGTTCGAGGGGCAGGCGAAGCCCGCGCTGGCGAAGCCCGCCACCCCGCTGACGCCGCCCGTGAAGTCCGGCCCGGTGGCCATGGACAGCGCGGCCAGCAAGGAAGCCATCCAGACGACGGTGGACTTCCTCCAGCAGCAGAACACCCCCACCGTGTCGCAGTTGATGGCGGGCCGCTCCACCGTGGTGAACCGCGCGGACTTCGCGCCGCGCGCGGTGGAGAAGGACGACCTGGGCATGACGCACGTGCGGATGGACCGCATGAGCGAGGGCGTCCGCGTCTTTGGCGAGCAGGTGGTGAGCCACCTGGACAAGGCCGGCAAGGTGGACAGCGTCACGGGTGACGTGGCGACCATCCCCGCGGGCCTGGGCAAGAGCCCCACGAAGCTGTCCGCGCAGGACGCGCTGGCCGTGGCCCAGAAGGACTTCGCGGGCAAGACGGACCGCGAGCCCACCACCGAGCGCGTCATCTTCAAGGGGGCCGACGGCCAGTACCGCGCCGCGTACCACGTGCAGATGGCGAACACGACGGACGTGGGCCAGGGCAAGGAGCCGCGCCGCATGAACTACCTGGTCGACGCGCAGACCGGGCAGATGCTGGAGAAGTACAACCAGATGGGCGGCGTGTCGCACGGCCACGGCGCGGACCACGCCCACGGGAAGAAGCCCTCGCTCACCACCACGGAGCCGTCCAAGAAGCCCACGGACCCGTCGACGGAGCCCGCGACGGACAAGGTGAACGACACCACCCAGTACAGCGGCAAGGTGGAGATCGGCAGCACGAAGAACAAGGACGGCACGTACTCGCTGGAGGACAAGAGCCGGGGCGGCGGCGTGGAGACGCGCGATGCGCTCAACCGCGACCCGGACACGGACTCGGTGACGAACAAGGGCGTCTCCGACGACAACGACGTCTGGGGCGAGGCGACCGACGACGCGCGCAACAAGGACGCGGTGGACGCGCAGTACGGCGCCCAGACGACGTACGACTTCTACAAGGACGTGCTCGGCCGCAACTCCATCGACGGCAAGGGCGAGAAGCTCATCTCCGACGTCCACGTGGGCAAGGACTTCGCCAACGCGTTCTGGGACGGCGACAAGATGAACTACGGCGACGGTGACGGCGACCAGTTCGGCTCGCTCACCACGCTGGACATCGCCGGCCACGAAATCACCCACGGCCTCACCGAGCGCACCGCGGGCCTCCAGTACCGCAACGAGTCCGGTGCCCTCAACGAGTCGCTCAGCGACATCATGGGCGTGGGCGTGGAGTGGTACGCCAGCCAGAAGAACGGCGCCGTGAAGTTCGACTGGACGGTGGGCGAGGACACGTACACGCCCAACAACGGCGACCCCACCGACGGCCTGCGCGACATGAGCAACCCGCCCAGCGACGGCATGTCGCCGGACCACTACTCCAAGCGCTACAAGGGCACGCAGGACTACGGCGGCGTGCACATCAACTCGGGCATCCCGAACAACGCCTTCTACCTGCTGTCCGAGGGCGGCAAGAACCGCACCTCCGGCGACGAGGTGAAGCAGGGCATCGGCATCGAGAAGGGCCTGAAGATCTTCGCGCGCGCCCAGAGCTTCTACATGACGCCGACCACCAACTTCACCCAGGCCCGCGAGGCCACGTACAAGGCCGCGCAGGACCTGTACGGCAAGGACTCCGTCGAGGCGAAGACGGTGCTGGAGAGCTGGTCCGCGGTGGGCGTGAAGTAGGCCCGCGCGTTTGAATCTCCTGGAGGGTGCGTGCGGCAACCCGCGCCCTCCAGGTGCAGCAAGGACTTGCCCGCTGGCCCGCCCCTCTCCGGGGAACGAGGCCCGGTTCGACAGGGGAATGCATCTCTCGTCCGAGTGGCCCAGACCCAGGTCACCGACGCTTGGAGATGAACATGCCCCTGCACGGCAAAGAGGAAGTCCGAGACCGCCTCAACGACGACGTCTACGCCTCGCCGGACCTCTCCGTCCCGATGCCGAAGTACCGCATCCCCGACGAGGAGCACAGTCCGGACCATGCGTATGCCGTCGTCCACGACGAGCTGTTGCTCGACGGCAACTCGCGGCAGAACCTGGCCACCTTCTGTCAGACCTGGTCCGAGCCTCAGGTGCACAAGCTCATGGACGAGTGCCTCGACAAGAACATGATCGACAAGGACGAGTACCCGCAGACCGCGGAGATTGAGACGCGGTGCGTGAACATGCTCGCGGACTTGTGGCACGCGCCTCACGCGGCCAGCACCATGGGCTGCTCCACGACGGGCTCCAGCGAGGCGGCCATGCTGGGGGGCCTGGCGCTCAAGTGGCGCTGGCGCGCGAAGCGGAAGGCGGAGGGCAAGTCCACCGACAAGCCCAACCTCATCTGCGGTCCGGTGCAGATTTGCTGGCACAAGTTCGCGCGCTACTTCGACGTGGAGCTGCGCCAGGTGCCGCTCGCGCCGGGCCGCATGGTGATGACGCCCGAGGAGGTGCTCAAGCGCTGCGACGAGAACACCATCGGCGTCGTGCCCACGCTGGGCATCACCTTCAACCTCATCTACGAGCCCGTGCAGGAGATTGCCGCCGCGCTGGATGACCTCCAGAAGCGCACCGGCCTGGACATCCCCATGCACGTGGACGCGGCCAGCGGCGGCTTCCTCGCGCCCTTCATCCACCAGGACGTCGTCTGGGACTTCACGCTGCCGCGCGTGAAGTCCATCAACGCCTCCGGCCACAAGTTCGGCCTCACCCCGCTGGGCTGCGGCTGGGTGGTGTGGCGCGACAAGGAGGACCTGCCCGAGGAGCTCATCTTCCGCGTCGACTACCTGGGCGGCGACATGCCGACCTTCGCGCTGAACTTCTCGCGGCCAGGCGGGCAGATCGTCATCCAGTACTACAACTTCCTCCGGCTGGGGAAGGAAGGCTACCGGCGCTTGCAGCAGTCGTGCTCGGACACCGCGAACTTCATCGCGAAGGCCATCGAGCAGATTGGCCCCTTCGACATCGTCTACGACGGCCGGGGCGGCGTGCCGGGCGTGTGCTGGAAGATGAAGGACGGCGCGAACCCGGGCTTCACGCTCTATGACCTGGCCGACCGCATGCGCGAGCGCGGCTGGCTGGTGCCCGCGTACCCGATGCCGGCGGATATCCACGACATGGTGGTGCAGCGCGTGCTCGTGCGCCATGGCGTCAGCCGGGACCTGGCCACGCTGCTGGTGACGGACCTCATCGCGTGCATCGAGCACTTCAAGCGGCACCCGGTGAGCGCGCCCATGACGCGCGAAGAGGCGTCCGGCTACCACCACTGAGCCCAGGGCTCCTCCACGGAGCGCGTCCCGTGCGTGGGCGCGCTCCGTGCCGCTGCTTCAGTGAGGCGCGGCGGCGCTGCTCGTGGACACCGGCGGCCCGGCGGTGCGCTGGACGCGCGGGAAGAACAAGCCGGAGATGAAGGCCGCCAGCGTGAAGGCGCAGATGAGCCAGAAGTTGATGGTCAACCCCGTGGTCAGCGCGCCGCTGAGGGTCTCCAGCACCTCCGGGGGAATGGCGTGGCCTCGCTCCGGGCCCAAGAGGGCGTTGGTGGCCGACAGGGGAATGCTGGGGTCCTTCATGAGCTGGGACACCATGACGCCTCCCATCAACCCCACGCCCAGCACTCCGCCGATGGTGCGGAAGAACATGTTGCTCGCCGTGGCCACTCCGCGCAGCTCCCACCCCACGCTCGTCTGCACCGCGATGAGCAAGGACGTGGAGGCAAAGCCCAGGCCCACGCCGAACACCCCCAGCGCCACCTGGAGCGCGAGCAGCGACGCGCCCTGCTTGAGCAGGAACGCCATCGCCGTGGCGCCCAGCACCGTCAATCCCAGCCCTCCGACAATGAGCGGCCGGAAGCCCGTGCGCAGCATCACCTTCCCGGCGAGCAGCGCCGCCAGCGGCCAGGCGACAATCATGGGCGTAATCATCCCGCCCGCCACCGTGGGCGTGCTGCCCAGGACGGCCTGGACGTAGAGCGGCACGTACGTGGTGGCCCCGAACATCGCCGCGGAGAACAGCGCCCCGGCGATGGAGGAGACGGCGATGGCGGGGTACTTGAAGATTGTCATCGGGATGACGGGCGCGGCGGCCCGCTTCTCCACCGCGACGAAGGCCGCCAGCAGCACCGCCGCCACCGGCAGCGCCCACAGGTTCATCCCAATCCCTTGCACCCCGATGAGCAGCGCCACCACACCCGCGCACAGGAGCGCGGCGCCCGCGTAGTCCAACTGCTGGGGCTTGTGCTGGACCTCCTCATGGAAGAACGCGATGAGCAGCCCGAAGGTCAACACCGCCACCGGCACATTGATGAAGAATATCCAGTGCCAGCTCAGGTACTTCACGATGAGCCCACCGGTGACGGGGCCGACCAGACCCGCCACGCCCCACACCGCGCTGAAGGCCCCCTGCACGCGGCCTCGCTCCTCCATGGTGTAGAGGTCTCCAATGATGGTGAGCGCGACGGGCTGGATGGCGCCGGCCCCCACGCCTTGGAATATCCGGAAGGCGATGAGCGCGTTCATCGACATCGCCAGGCCACTGGCGATGGAGCCCAGGCAGAACAGCCCGATGCCAAACAACAGCACGGGCTTGCGCCCGTACAAGTCGGACAACTTGCCGTAGATGGGCACGGTGATGGTGGAGGCCAGCAGGTACGCGGTGAAGACCCACGCATAGCTCTGGATGCCCCCCAGCTCGCCCACCACGGTGGGCATCGCGGTGGACACGACGGTGACCTCCAACGCCGCCGTGAAAAGGCTCAGGGCCAACGCCAACGTGGTCAGGGGTCGGTGGGTCTTTCTCATGCGCTCCGGTGCGGTAGATGACCCATTCACTTGTAATGGGTGCCTTCTCGAGTCGCCAGCGCCAATCTTTCCGCGCACTTGGAAAGGCAGGGGAAATTCGGGAAACGCGTGTCGATCGGTGCCTTTCTCGTTCGTCGCCGCTGCTGAGCGGCGAATTCGCGCTCGGTCCACGGCCCGGGGGGGCCCGAATCGCGGTCGGACCGACGTGCGCCGTCCATTCGAGGACGCTTCAAACCGTCCTCGCGCGCGCGGGAGCATTCATGAAGAAGACGCCAGGAATCATCGTGGTCGCCATCGCCGTCCTGCTGCTCGCCGTCGGCCGCAGGCCGGACACGTTTCGCGTCGAACGGAGCGCGACCATCCAGGCGCCCGCGGAGGTGGTGTTCTCACTGGTGAACGACTTTCGTCGGTGGGAGCAGTGGTCGCCGTGGTGGAAGTTGGAGCCCACGCAGCAGGTGGCCTTCGCCGGTTCCGCGGAAGGCGTGGGGGCTGTCTATGAATGGCGCGGTGAGCGCACGGGCTCCGGGCGGATGGAAATCGTGGAGAGCCAGCCCAACACCTATGTGCGAATCCGGCTCGACTTCACCGAGCCGATGCGCGCCACCAACACCACGGAGTACGTGCTGACGCCCGTGCCCGGCGGCGTGGCGCTGACGTGGGTGATGTCCGGAGAGAACACCTTCGCTGGCAAGGTGCTCCAGCTCTTCGCCAGCATGGACGAGATGATGGGCCGCGACTTCGAGCGCGGACTGGCCGACATCAAGCACCTGGCCGAGTCCCCTCAAGGCGCCTCCGCGCAACCGTCCATGGGCGAGGCGGGGCTCCACTTCCACGGAGACACCCTCGAGCGCGACGCGGACCGGGACGTCGTCGTCACCCGGGGCCTGGAGACGCCCCTCATCCACTCGCGAAAGTCCCGCCCGGTGCGTGAGTAGGGGATTGGGCGGGGAGGTGTGTAACCGTGATTTTTCTCCTGACGTAGTGGGATTCGTACCCCGCTTGTAAGGAGATTGCCCATGTCCCCGAAGATCTGCCGGACCCCGACGCCGACCACGACCAAGACGTGCAACCACGACAAGGGGAACACCGAGAAGCCCCAGTCCAAGCTGGTGTCGCCGCTCGACAAGCCGCTGCCGAAGAGCAACCCGAGCTTCAGCCGGCCGGATGGGAAGGAAGGGATGCCGGATGGCAAGGGGGGCTTCCGCCACGGCGGGCTCGACTGGTTCGCCAAGGCGGGCACCAACGTCCGGGCGCCCGTCGACGGCAAGGTCATCGAGGTGAAGCAGTCGAAGGGCTCATCGGGTCAGGTCTTCGGCGGCACGGTGAAGGTGGAGGGCAAGGACGGCAAGGTCTGGGTCTTCCGCCACGTGGACCCCGCGAAGGTGAAGGTGGGCCAGAAGGTGCAGGCCGGTGACACCATCGCGAAGGTCTCGGACTGGAAGGGCACCTCCAGCGACCACGTCCACATGGAGGTCTGGAAGAACCTCAAGGGCGGGTACAACTTCAACAACGCCATCGACCCGGTGAAGGCCCTCCAGGGCGCCTCGCGGGACGTCAACGGCACCACCACCTCCGGGCCGGGCCCGTCCAAGCCGAGCACCACGTCCAGCACGTCGCCCAACTCGGCGTCCGGCACGCGGCCTGGCTCCCCGCTGGGGTGCGTCGGGATTTCCCTCAACAAGAGCCCTTACGCGCCCGACGGCTTCGATGCCGGGAGCAACTCGGGGAACGTCGTCGCCAGCAGCGGCGACGGGTTCGACGCCGTGGACTTCTCCATGAACGGGAGCGCCAACGGCGCCAACGTCAATGGCGCCAGCGTCAACGGCAACGCGAGCATCTCCGACCTGTTCGATTCCGGGTGCTTCCCCAACCAGGGTGGCACGAGCATCCCCGGCACGCCTCCCAGCAAGCCAGACGTGTCCCATACCGGGTGCATCCCCCAGAAGGATGATGTCACCCGGCCGGCCGACACCTCCACGGGCTCCATGTCCGGCACCATCATGACGTTCATGTGGCGCTGGGACCATGTCGCGCAGGCGTGAGCCTCACTCCTGATGATTGGGTGACAATTGCCTCCATGTGACAATCCATCGTCCAGGGGCTCCCCACGGTGCCGCCACCTGTGTCGCGAGAGCGACAAGCAAGGGGAACCCTTGGACGATGTTGTGCTCGCCGCGCATCAGGCACAACTGGTGGCATGGCGGAGAACACGCTGGTGGTGGTGGCGCGTCCGGAGTGGGTTCCAGGTGGGAGTCCGTGGTGGTCGACCTGCAAGGTCACCCTGCTGAACCTGACGGATGCGGCGGTCGTCAATCCCTACATCTCGTTCAAGGTGGGGCCGAAGCAGGTCCTCTTGAACAATCACGGCCTGGACTGGACGCGAAAGGGAGACACGGTGTCGGGCTATCTCGTGCCCGAGCGCCAGGTGATTCCACCGCGCTCCTCCCGGGAGTTCCGGCTGTCGGTGCAGGGAACCGGACAGAGTCAGGGGCCGCTGCCCTCGCGGTTCACCGTCAACGGGAAACCCGCGGACCCGCCCGAGGACCACGAGCCTCCCTCCATGCCCAGACGTGTGCGCGCCAGCCTGGTGGGCTCTCGACTCATCACCCTGGACTGGGATGCGTCTCGCGACAACGTCGCCGTCGCGGGCTATCGCGTGTCGTTCTCCGCGGGTGAGGGCGGGGAGGTCTACACGCTCACCACCGCGCGGCCGAGCGTGACGATTGCCGGACTCGCCTCGGCGACGGAGTACCGGATATCGGTGGTGGCGTTCGACGTGTCTGACAATCCATCGAAGCCGTCGGACGGGGTGAAGGTGCGCACGGGGCCTCCGCTGCCGGACATGGGGGACTGGGACGTGTCGAAGGCCCCGTTCCTGGACTTCACCGCCTGGCCCACGCCCAAGGTGGCCCGGTTCGCGAGGGAGACGCGGCTGGACGGCTTCATCCTGGGCTTCCTCTCGGCGCGGCGAGGCGGCGACAAGACGCTGTGCTGGGGTGGCAACGACCTGGTCG
Encoded here:
- a CDS encoding fibronectin type III domain-containing protein: MAENTLVVVARPEWVPGGSPWWSTCKVTLLNLTDAAVVNPYISFKVGPKQVLLNNHGLDWTRKGDTVSGYLVPERQVIPPRSSREFRLSVQGTGQSQGPLPSRFTVNGKPADPPEDHEPPSMPRRVRASLVGSRLITLDWDASRDNVAVAGYRVSFSAGEGGEVYTLTTARPSVTIAGLASATEYRISVVAFDVSDNPSKPSDGVKVRTGPPLPDMGDWDVSKAPFLDFTAWPTPKVARFARETRLDGFILGFLSARRGGDKTLCWGGNDLVVDAEDGRSFSGNATVSDYGKKDLQEFRKQGGKVVLSLGGTASGVPLEAEETDVARLVACYAAVLRNYEVRHLDFSFESSFLHDEEGLERHVSAMSQLLAVYPTLKLSYSLPVDGAPGSLVGFNDEGVRLLRRLASAGIEPSLINGMLMEFGLAAPRDAFDCCVHALEGMHAHIAAAFPHWGTEKVWRRMGACPMFGRHINGREFTLDHQRKLADFARKHQLGCLSGWEVTMDGRQGRLDFCKCIAARGPGTPDEELAAG